A window from Megalobrama amblycephala isolate DHTTF-2021 linkage group LG21, ASM1881202v1, whole genome shotgun sequence encodes these proteins:
- the plvapb gene encoding LOW QUALITY PROTEIN: plasmalemma vesicle associated protein b (The sequence of the model RefSeq protein was modified relative to this genomic sequence to represent the inferred CDS: deleted 1 base in 1 codon): MLVKKSQPRITESSSLFHNWTAEMYNNSYSRATLGLEAKHIHKAKGKSCGYYMRIVFFFSSLIQSLIIASLVLFLVYGQPEKTAEEKRIEELEQAYNKLSTDNTKLRKEKADLTGALKAKTGEKDAADKEIAKLKNDLNTTSFNFRNSQKSLSLCELSKKLPSTRNTPLPCPPSNQHSSGEIKSLTTLLDQQKVLYGILKSNFSQTVEYLKADLDNAVKDKNEHHTQVIQLRQENMNLKSQLDVYTKKCKEDFANSLQGIQTVTSAFLTKIDNFFTNTVTFHLTCPKQEEQLNRIRSNCSSLSRQVEDKFQSYLDSVGEKVSNIQKQSSWLEVQNTGLTAELDKCKTGREKEAAESIKKLQDAQQTYDRQLEQLLREQSRLRDAKDLLDAQLAVKDATLISLQNGCVQQPKTAGLQPPGKPGLYPNVPGRSH, translated from the exons ATGCTGGTGAAAAAGTCTCAACCTAG AATCACAGAAAGTTCATCTCTTTTCCATAACTGGACTGCAGAAATGTACAACAACAGCTACTCCCGGGCCACATTGGGGCTGGAGGCGAAACATATTCACAAGGCGAAGGGGAAAAGCTGCGGCTACTACATGAGGATTGTGTTCTTCTTTTCGTCTCTGATCCAGTCCCTCATCATCGCCAGTTTGGTGCTCTTCCTTGTGTACGGCCAGCCAGAGAAGACTGCCGAGGAGAAGAGAATAGAAGAGCTGGAGCAGGCCTATAACAAGCTCTCCACAGACAACACCAAACTCCGAAAAGAGAAAGCTGACCTCACCGGTGCCCTCAAAGCAAAGACTGGAGAGAAGGATGCGGCAGACAAAGAGATAGCAAAGCTGAAAAATGACTTAAACACAACAAGTTTCAATTTCAGAAACTCGCAGAAGTCACTT TCTCTTTGTGAGCTCAGTAAAAAGCTTCCAAGCACTCGGAATACTCCACTGCCATGTCCACCAAGCAATCAACA CTCGTCAGGTGAAATAAAATCTCTGACAACTCTTCTGGATCAGCAGAAAGTTCTGTATGGTATCCTTAAGAGTAACTTCAGCCAGACAGTGGAGTACCTTAAAGCTGACTTGGACAACGCAGTGAAGGACAAAAACGAGCATCATACCCAGGTGATACAACTGAGAcaagaaaacatgaatttaaaatccCAGCTTGATGTTTACACCAAGAAATGCAAAGAAGACTTTGCCAACTCCCTCCAAGGCATCCAGACGGTCACAAGTGCCTTCCTAACCAAAATCGACAACTTCTTCACCAACACGGTCACGTTTCACCTCACCTGCCCGAAACAGGAAGAACAG TTGAATAGGATTCGCTCCAACTGCTCCAGCCTTTCTCGGCAGGTGGAGGACAAGTTCCAGAGCTACCTGGACAGTGTGGGAGAGAAAGTCTCGAACATTCAAAAACAGAGCAGCTGGTTGGAAGTACAGAATACGGGGCTGACTGCAGAACTGGACAAGTGCAAAACAGGTCGAGAGAAAGAGGCTGCAGAGAGCATCAAAAAACTGCAGGACGCCCAACAGACGTACGACAGACAACTGGAGCAGCTTCTCAGAGAACAAAGCAGACTGAGGGATGCCAAAGATCTGCTAGACGCCCAGCTTGCTGTGAAGGACGCCACCCTCATATCTCTGCAAAATGGCTGCGTACAACAG CCCAAAACTGCTGGACTTCAACCCCCGGGCAAGCCTGGCCTGTATCCCAATGTACCTGGTAGAAGCCATTAA
- the babam1 gene encoding BRISC and BRCA1-A complex member 1 yields the protein METPEPGQADGEERMMDLRPRTRSNPEGAEDRRSSTGSLNNSSLASPPQPAVGSRVEGEGEASSSDSPPVSATTITAAAPAPVAAAGNTTASMPALASAVKERPKPPQPSMATQIPPSAELHLRAPRVNCPEKVIICLDLSEEMSLQKLESFNGSKTNALNISQKMIEMFVRTKHKIDKRHEFALVVVNDDAMWLSGFTSDPRELCSCLYDLETNVCESFNLEDLLNVILQKIELPQMENIQTIPPPFVVRTLLVFSRHAGMLQFNPPDAVKKMLQSPYFFFDVVYLHNGTEEQTEDTSWKDVYASFSELDSKGMCYQFEVSLCGPAIELHNCMAKLLCHPLQRPFQSHASYSLLEDDEHTQENEATV from the exons ATGGAGACACCTGAGCCCGGTCAGGCAGATGGAGAGGAGCGGATGATGGACCTGAGACCCAGGACCCGGTCCAATCCGGAGGGCGCGGAGGACCGGCGCAGCAGCACCGGCAGCCTGAACAACAGCAGCTTGGCATCCCCCCCGCAGCCGGCTGTGGGCAGCCGTGTTGAGGGAGAGGGGGAGGCCTCCAGCTCCGATAGCCCCCCGGTTTCTGCCACCACCATCACAGCCGCTGCGCCTGCTCCTGTTGCTGCAGCAGGAAACACCACGGCCAGCATGCCTGCGCTGGCTTCTGCAGTGAAGGAAAGACCGAAACCCCCTCAGCCGTCCATGGCCACCCAGATCCCCCCATCAGCAGAGCTACACCTGCGGGCTCCACGAGTCAACTGCCCAGAGAAAGTC ATCATCTGTTTGGACCTTTCAGAGGAGATGTCTCTACAAAAGCTGGAGTCCTTCAATGg ATCCAAGACAAACGCCTTAAATATTTCACAGAAAATGATTGAGATGTTTGTGAGAACCAAGCACAAGATTGACAAAAGGCACGAGTTTGCTCTGGTGGTGGTGAACGATGATGCCATGTGG TTATCAGGCTTCACCTCTGACCCGCGAGAGCTGTGCAGCTGTCTGTATGACCTGGAGACCAACGTCTGCGAGTCCTTCA ATCTGGAAGATCTCCTCAATGTCAT TTTGCAGAAAATTGAACTTCCTCAGATGGAGAACATTCAGACCATCCCGCCTCCTTTCGTAGTTCGGACTCTCCTCGTCTTCAGCCGTCATGCTGGCATGCTTCAGTTCAATCCTCCTGATGCTGTCAAA AAAATGCTACAGTCTCCGTATTTCTTCTTTGATGTTGTGTATCTTCATAATGGAACTGAAGAACAGACAGAGGACACTAGCTGGAAG GACGTGTATGCCTCCTTCAGCGAGTTGGACTCTAAGGGCATGTGTTATCAGTTTGAGGTGTCACTGTGTGGTCCTGCTATTGAGCTGCATAACTGCATGGCCAAACTGCTGTGCCACCCACTGCAGAGACCCTTCCAGAGCCACGCGTCCTACAGTCTGCTGGAGGATGACGAACACACGCAAGAGAATGAAGCCACAGTGTGA